A segment of the Corylus avellana chromosome ca2, CavTom2PMs-1.0 genome:
TGAAATTtaagaatttgagaatctcaaatttaaaatgaattttaaggAATCTCAATCCGTGTCGAGATATGAATATCTATATAAGTTAGTTTTAATCTAACTCATTTTAATCCGCCAATTTCGTGTTGAATTCACACGCCAGATAAATTAAACCACTTTTAGCTGTTTAAGTGGAAgaattctctttctctctcccaccAATTATTGTTGTTTCGCGTCACCAATATAAATCTCCCCTAAAGAATCGGTTACTTTAGATGTTCACAACAATATTAATCtgcaaaaaagaaacaattaattaattttaccaaGAATTTATCTCTTTTCTATACGTTTTTAACAAATAGTCCCTGATAAGAAGTTTAATGGAACTTGATCCAATCATAAACCACAACTTGCTAATTGCATGTCTTTCAAATCACCTTTTACACATGCTGTAACAGTGCAAACCTAACATTCTTTCTCTCAAATTCTTTATATCTAAGAGCTTTTATATGATCACTGTACAAATTGTAACAAACCCAATTGCCATTTCTTTGGATTGAGCTCCCTCCCTTGAAAttaaattgttcaattttttgtttggacaaCTTAAGAGTTGAGGGGTTCACTTGTTCCGACTAACTGGGTAGGACTCTTAAGCTACCCGACACCCTAGGGCCTAGGCTACTCGTGTCGTGAGccatgtcctttttttttttttaaaaaaaaaaaaaaaataaaataaaataaaatagcttaATTCTAGGGAATCCGTTTATCTTCTCATTATGCTCGTTTTTCACTAAGAGTCTATTTGGAATTACGTTTGAgcaatataatttttaagtcaaaaagagtttttaagcaaaagttatatttttaagtttttgtcaaaaatgcgttttggccatttttaagctttttggaccattaaaaacgcttttaatttttttaccaaacgagtatttttttcttcaaatggactttttgagtgttaaaagtaattttaggccctcaaacacaattccaaacaggccataaaaaaaaaaaaattaaaattaaaaaaaaaaaacatttttagcaccAAATAAATGTGTGTTGATCTCCTAATAGAAAGCTGGTGAATGGCTGATATCAATTGAAGCAGAACCAGGTGTCTCCTTGCTAATTTGGACTCCTTCACAAGGAAGTTTGCTCTAATCCACAGAGCTGGGTATATAACATACAAATCACCATCATCATGCTATGCATAACACATTACAAATAATATTGGCTGGCAATTGTAAACATACGTTTTTATTAACACATGTTTATGTTCAATTCTCATGGACTAATCTAGATCGATGAACAAACCACCACCATCCCCTTCCCCGTTTCTctctcaaaacccaaaaataaatatagggaaaaaaaagaaaaagaataatatgaaataaacatatagaaaaaattgttaaaaaaaaaaaacaaaagtcaggCTATGATGCCAAGCATGCCTCCCAAAACAGCCTGTTCTTCTCCGCCTCATCCATGAACTCGTCACTTGAATCAACAGAAACACTTGATTTCCGACGGCTTTTAGCTAGCTTCCAATGAtgcccatcatcatcatcatcatcatcatcaacatcaccgtcatcatcatcatcatcaccatcatcatcatcatcatcatcatcatcatcatcatcattgacAGAAGCTTGAAGAAGATCAAGATGATGACAATCGTCGAGGTCATCATCAACTCTAAGAGAATCAAAGGAATCATAGCTGCATGACTCTGCATCATCATCTGCCATTACCATAGCAGCAATGTCACCCTGATCATCACCCATGATGGGATGATGATGAATATCACAATCCTCTTCAGAATCCCCCATAGCTTCAAAGAGCAAGAAAGAAGACACGTCCATGATCTTGTAATTAAGTttctcaaagaagaaaagaaaaagctcaAAGCATACACTTTTTATATATGAACACAAAAACGTTGGCTATCTTGTTTTTGACACTAGTTTTATATAGTGGTGGTGGGCTAGCTAGCTTCCCAAGTGGACCTCCTCAAATCCAACtttaattactaattataaaaagaaagaaatagaaaaacaattattaattaaaacaagTAAACTTAATTAAGTGGTGGAAGCATATGTGGGTGGTTCTAGAAGAAAACAACTCAGGAATGCCAAAAATGGGTCGACCCGAGTTTCTAGACAGGAAACAATGACTTACATGGATGGACAACCTAAATCCTCTAGAAGGAAAAGCCAACATTTGTACACGTGTCGATCACCCTTTTGCGGGTTCAAAGTGGGTGTCTCTGTTTCCACTTCACAAACTTTGTTGCTGCACTAGCTTGATGATGGAATtggaa
Coding sequences within it:
- the LOC132172970 gene encoding pheromone-processing carboxypeptidase KEX1; its protein translation is MDVSSFLLFEAMGDSEEDCDIHHHPIMGDDQGDIAAMVMADDDAESCSYDSFDSLRVDDDLDDCHHLDLLQASVNDDDDDDDDDDDDGDDDDDDGDVDDDDDDDDGHHWKLAKSRRKSSVSVDSSDEFMDEAEKNRLFWEACLAS